A window from Musa acuminata AAA Group cultivar baxijiao chromosome BXJ3-10, Cavendish_Baxijiao_AAA, whole genome shotgun sequence encodes these proteins:
- the LOC108951505 gene encoding uncharacterized protein LOC108951505: MEAVFCLRAALVTPFKRPGCLPFHPTTNLSPLGHLSFPRHYRVSCSHAQPPRPPTPEKDEGRKGRAGGRTWPRVAAVGAGAAFVVACALGSVCLTRPAPDAAVKWCTSWTAHNEGPSGGGGKGTMNTEGNKLGNQAQSEKTNLQNTREAVQQILFRKKDLSSMEKGQRKSRLFSKDWFQELEKYEAGMLLVKMLMDMAIICFTLTVEKMTSTARTMMTTTTTELKESMEDLVTRAKGSWNKYKELEEGFREMPNADEKDTPKQQPSTRSAYRAS; the protein is encoded by the exons ATGGAAGCCGTCTTCTGCCTCCGTGCCGCCCTCGTTACTCCATTCAAAAGGCCGGGCTGCCTCCCCTTCCACCCCACGACCAACCTTTCCCCGCTTGGCCACCTCAGCTTTCCCCGCCATTATAGGGTATCTTGCTCCCATGCTCAGCCGCCGCGGCCGCCGACGCCGGAAAAAGACGAAGGAAGAAAAGGCCGCGCTGGAGGACGGACATGGCCGAGGGTGGCGGCGGTTGGCGCAGGCGCAGCTTTCGTCGTCGCTTGCGCCTTGGGTTCTGTCTGCTTGACGCGCCCTGCACCTGACGCTGCGGTGAAGTGGTGCACGTCATGGACAGCGCACAACGAAGGACCGTCAGGAGGCGGCGGAAAGGGCACGATGAACACTGAAGGCAACAAACTCGGTAATCAAGCTCAGTCGGAGAAAACCAACTTGCAGAATACGCGCGAGGCGGTGCAGCAAATTCTATTCCGGAAGAAG GATCTCTCTTCCATGGAGAAAGGACAAAGAAAATCTCGTTTGTTCTCCAAAGATTGGTTCCAAGAACTGGAAAAGTACGAAGCAGGAATGTTGTTAGTGAAAATGCTCATGGATATG GCTATTATCTGCTTCACGCTGACGGTGGAGAAGATGACATCAACAGCCAGgacgatgatgacgacgacgacgacggagtTGAAAGAATCGATGGAGGACTTGGTCACTAGGGCGAAGGGGTCGTGGAACAAGTACAAAGAGTTAGAAGAAGGCTTCAGGGAGATGCCAAATGCTGATGAGAAAGATACACCGAAGCAGCAGCCGAGCACACGTTCTGCTTATCGTGCTTCATGA
- the LOC104000849 gene encoding mannosyl-oligosaccharide 1,2-alpha-mannosidase MNS3 isoform X2, which yields MQDIHYDNAKFRRRSPLKVITQALVTSHIRYCCRGCSTGKFLMLLMILGLTYLITHKSSDHSASNIHLNSAANVGHKYVKEGVSIIDKIWRKPPRLPPQLPPDEAQNVSSSLEEQRLHWFSRKQKVKEAFVHAWSGYKNHAMGYDELMPLSQRGTDGLGGLGATIVDSLDTAIIMGADEIVYEAVPWIEKQLVERIEKKGQVNLFETTIRVLGGLLSAYHLSRGDKGTISDSGIPMTLKGVKSEIFLELAKTLADRLLSAFASSPTSIPFSDVVLHDHSAHPAPDGLSSTAEVSTLQLEFNYLSEISGDPKYRSKAMKVLEHIRSLPKVEGLVPIHISPHSGQFNGENIRLGSRGDSYYEYLIKVWIQQKNSGNQLNYLYQMYEEAMRGVCFLPGTLALGATKGITKKKAIERNLLTPDDLENLKLAEDLAKTCFEMYAITSTGLAPEIAYFHIEGDSEGGLDGGNKSSEYIDDIIIKHNDRHNLLRPETVESLFVLHRVTEDPKYREWGWQIFEAFEKYTKVDSGGYTSLDDVTLIPPPRRDKMETFFLGETLKYLYLLFGDENVVPLDKFVFNTEAHPLPIIWSKYSA from the exons ATGCAAGATATTCACTACGACAACGCCAAGTTCCGCCGCCGATCCCCTCTCAAG GTGATTACTCAAGCACTGGTCACTAGCCATATCAGATATTGCTGCAGAGGCTGTAGCACAGGAAAATTTTTAATGCTGTTGATGATCCTTGGTTTGACATACTTGATAACACATAAAAGTTCTGACCATTCTGCATCTAACATACATTTGAATAGTGCTGCAAATGTAGGACATAAATATGTCAAGGAAGGTGTTAGTATAATAGACAAAATTTGGAGAAAACCTCCAAGGCTTCCTCCACAACTTCCTCCTGATGAAGCCCAAAATGTTAGTTCTAGTCTTGAAGAACAGAGGCTACATTGGTTTTCAAGGAAACAAAAAGTCAAAGAGGCATTTGTTCATGCTTGGTCTGGCTACAAAAACCATGCAATGGGTTATGATGAGCTTATGCCATTGAGTCAAAGAGGCACTGATGGTTTGGGAGGTCTAGGTGCCACCATAGTAGATTCCTTGGATACAGCCATTATAATGGGTGCTGATGAAATTGTTTACGAAGCAGTACCATGGATAGAAAAACAACTTGTGGAAAGAATTGAAAAGAAAGGGCAGGTTAACTTGTTTGAGACAACAATACGTGTATTAGGTGGGCTTCTCAGTGCTTATCATTTAAGTCGGGGAGATAAGGGTACCATAAGTGATAGTGGAATACCTATGACTCTTAAAGGTGTTAAATCAGAAATCTTTCTGGAGTTGGCAAAGACCTTAGCTGACAGGCTGTTATCTGCCTTCGCTTCAAGTCCAACATCAATTCCTTTCAGTGATGTTGTTCTCCATGATCATTCTGCTCATCCAGCTCCCGATGGCTTAAGCAGTACCGCTGAAGTTTCGACCTTGCAACTTGAGTTTAACTACCTAAGTGAAATTTCCGGTGATCCCAAGTATCGTTCAAAGGCAATGAAGGTGTTGGAACATATTAGGTCTCTTCCCAAGGTGGAAGGACTGGTGCCCATCCATATCAG CCCTCACTCAGGTCAGTTTAACGGAGAGAACATTCGGCTGGGATCTCGTGGTGATAGCTACTATGAATACTTGATTAAAGTTTGGATTCAGCAAAAGAATAGTGGCAATCAGCTAAACTATTTGTATCAGATGTATGAAGAAGCAATGAGAGGG GTCTGTTTCCTACCAGGAACCCTAGCCCTTGGTGCAACAAAAGGTATCACGAAGAAGAAAGCAATTGAAAGAAACTTGTTGACCCCAGATGACTTGGAGAATTTGAAGCTTGCTGAAGATCTAGCAAAAACATGCTTTGAAATGTATGCTATCACTTCTACGGGTCTTGCTCCTGAAATTGCTTATTTCCATATTGAG GGTGATTCTGAAGGGGGTCTTGATGGTGGTAACAAAAGCTCTGAGTATATAGATGACATAATAATCAAACACAATGATCGCCACAATCTTTTGCGCCCTGAAACAGTGGAATCATTGTTTGTGTTGCATCGTGTAACCGAAGATCCGAA ATACCGAGAATGGGGTTGGCAGATCTTTGAGGCCTTTGAAAAATATACTAAGGTAGATTCTGGTGGGTACACATCTCTTGATGATGTCACACTAATTCCTCCTCCTAGACGAGACAAAATGGAGACATTCTTTTTAGGTGAAACCTTGAAGTATCTATATTTGTTGTTTGGAGACGAGAATGTTGTTCCTTTAGATAAATTCGTATTCAACACAGAGGCCCATCCTCTTCCAATTATTTGGTCAAAATATTCAGCCTAG
- the LOC104000849 gene encoding mannosyl-oligosaccharide 1,2-alpha-mannosidase MNS3 isoform X1, with product MQDIHYDNAKFRRRSPLKVITQALVTSHIRYCCRGCSTGKFLMLLMILGLTYLITHKSSDHSASNIHLNSAANVGHKYVKEGVSIIDKIWRKPPRLPPQLPPDEAQNVSSSLEEQRLHWFSRKQKVKEAFVHAWSGYKNHAMGYDELMPLSQRGTDGLGGLGATIVDSLDTAIIMGADEIVYEAVPWIEKQLVERIEKKGQVNLFETTIRVLGGLLSAYHLSRGDKGTISDSGIPMTLKGVKSEIFLELAKTLADRLLSAFASSPTSIPFSDVVLHDHSAHPAPDGLSSTAEVSTLQLEFNYLSEISGDPKYRSKAMKVLEHIRSLPKVEGLVPIHISPHSGQFNGENIRLGSRGDSYYEYLIKVWIQQKNSGNQLNYLYQMYEEAMRGVRHLLVRKSIPKGLVFVGELPHGSNGSFSPKMDHLVCFLPGTLALGATKGITKKKAIERNLLTPDDLENLKLAEDLAKTCFEMYAITSTGLAPEIAYFHIEGDSEGGLDGGNKSSEYIDDIIIKHNDRHNLLRPETVESLFVLHRVTEDPKYREWGWQIFEAFEKYTKVDSGGYTSLDDVTLIPPPRRDKMETFFLGETLKYLYLLFGDENVVPLDKFVFNTEAHPLPIIWSKYSA from the exons ATGCAAGATATTCACTACGACAACGCCAAGTTCCGCCGCCGATCCCCTCTCAAG GTGATTACTCAAGCACTGGTCACTAGCCATATCAGATATTGCTGCAGAGGCTGTAGCACAGGAAAATTTTTAATGCTGTTGATGATCCTTGGTTTGACATACTTGATAACACATAAAAGTTCTGACCATTCTGCATCTAACATACATTTGAATAGTGCTGCAAATGTAGGACATAAATATGTCAAGGAAGGTGTTAGTATAATAGACAAAATTTGGAGAAAACCTCCAAGGCTTCCTCCACAACTTCCTCCTGATGAAGCCCAAAATGTTAGTTCTAGTCTTGAAGAACAGAGGCTACATTGGTTTTCAAGGAAACAAAAAGTCAAAGAGGCATTTGTTCATGCTTGGTCTGGCTACAAAAACCATGCAATGGGTTATGATGAGCTTATGCCATTGAGTCAAAGAGGCACTGATGGTTTGGGAGGTCTAGGTGCCACCATAGTAGATTCCTTGGATACAGCCATTATAATGGGTGCTGATGAAATTGTTTACGAAGCAGTACCATGGATAGAAAAACAACTTGTGGAAAGAATTGAAAAGAAAGGGCAGGTTAACTTGTTTGAGACAACAATACGTGTATTAGGTGGGCTTCTCAGTGCTTATCATTTAAGTCGGGGAGATAAGGGTACCATAAGTGATAGTGGAATACCTATGACTCTTAAAGGTGTTAAATCAGAAATCTTTCTGGAGTTGGCAAAGACCTTAGCTGACAGGCTGTTATCTGCCTTCGCTTCAAGTCCAACATCAATTCCTTTCAGTGATGTTGTTCTCCATGATCATTCTGCTCATCCAGCTCCCGATGGCTTAAGCAGTACCGCTGAAGTTTCGACCTTGCAACTTGAGTTTAACTACCTAAGTGAAATTTCCGGTGATCCCAAGTATCGTTCAAAGGCAATGAAGGTGTTGGAACATATTAGGTCTCTTCCCAAGGTGGAAGGACTGGTGCCCATCCATATCAG CCCTCACTCAGGTCAGTTTAACGGAGAGAACATTCGGCTGGGATCTCGTGGTGATAGCTACTATGAATACTTGATTAAAGTTTGGATTCAGCAAAAGAATAGTGGCAATCAGCTAAACTATTTGTATCAGATGTATGAAGAAGCAATGAGAGGGGTGAGGCACCTTCTTGTTCGGAAGTCCATTCCCAAAGGATTGGTTTTTGTTGGGGAGCTGCCTCATGGATCTAATGGTTCTTTCAGTCCTAAAATGGATCACCTG GTCTGTTTCCTACCAGGAACCCTAGCCCTTGGTGCAACAAAAGGTATCACGAAGAAGAAAGCAATTGAAAGAAACTTGTTGACCCCAGATGACTTGGAGAATTTGAAGCTTGCTGAAGATCTAGCAAAAACATGCTTTGAAATGTATGCTATCACTTCTACGGGTCTTGCTCCTGAAATTGCTTATTTCCATATTGAG GGTGATTCTGAAGGGGGTCTTGATGGTGGTAACAAAAGCTCTGAGTATATAGATGACATAATAATCAAACACAATGATCGCCACAATCTTTTGCGCCCTGAAACAGTGGAATCATTGTTTGTGTTGCATCGTGTAACCGAAGATCCGAA ATACCGAGAATGGGGTTGGCAGATCTTTGAGGCCTTTGAAAAATATACTAAGGTAGATTCTGGTGGGTACACATCTCTTGATGATGTCACACTAATTCCTCCTCCTAGACGAGACAAAATGGAGACATTCTTTTTAGGTGAAACCTTGAAGTATCTATATTTGTTGTTTGGAGACGAGAATGTTGTTCCTTTAGATAAATTCGTATTCAACACAGAGGCCCATCCTCTTCCAATTATTTGGTCAAAATATTCAGCCTAG